In a single window of the Elaeis guineensis isolate ETL-2024a chromosome 6, EG11, whole genome shotgun sequence genome:
- the LOC140858499 gene encoding uncharacterized protein, with the protein MGNYLSCTLSAGSGGGSGGVRVIVPGGEVRHLEGLVNAAELMLDTPGHFLVNSRSMQVGRRFAALSADEDLEMGNVYVMMPMKRLNSVVTAADMGILLLAANKKFRRVSGGNSRVLPESSSSSSPENPPAGQELDEVDDDAPMTTAMVMEMGGFKYRLSMCRSRKPALETIAEEGITSR; encoded by the coding sequence ATGGGCAACTACTTATCTTGCACTCTCTCCGCCGGTTCCGGCGGAGGCTCCGGAGGCGTCAGGGTGATCGTCCCGGGCGGCGAGGTACGTCATTTAGAGGGGCTGGTCAACGCAGCCGAGCTCATGCTCGACACCCCCGGCCACTTCTTGGTCAACTCCCGCTCCATGCAGGTCGGTCGGCGCTTCGCGGCGCTCTCCGCCGACGAGGACCTGGAGATGGGCAACGTCTACGTTATGATGCCCATGAAGAGGCTCAACTCGGTGGTCACGGCGGCTGATATGGGTATATTGTTGCTGGCCGCGAACAAAAAATTCCGGCGGGTTTCAGGTGGGAAttcgagggtcttgccggagtcttcttcctcctcctcgccGGAGAATCCACCGGCAGGGCAGGAGTTGGATGAGGTCGACGATGATGCTCCGATGACGACGGCGATGGTGATGGAGATGGGGGGGTTTAAGTACAGGTTGAGCATGTGCCGGTCGAGGAAGCCGGCGTTGGAGACGATAGCAGAGGAAGGCATCACCTCAAGATAA
- the LOC105047060 gene encoding uncharacterized protein: MAGIRWPPEDSEMLPPRPPTTADLFSDDDRSVAADSWSIKSEYGSTLDDEQRHVDAAEVLAGGNFAAAASDYSSDKDEPDASEVETSMLGFQSYWNASYAEDLVNFHEHGHAGEIWFGVEVMGTVATWTKNLCENMSQGRNVADDSNFKYESSEAFKDLSSCSVLDIGTGNGLLLQELAKQGFSDLTGTDYSEGAISLARNLAIRDGFPQISFLVDDVLETKLDRKFHVVMDKGTLDAIGLHPDGPVKRIMYWESVSNLVAPGGILVITSCNNTKDELLQEVENFNKRRRTAEELDQEAGSGPAVFAYLDHVRSYPTIMFGGVEGSRVCTVAFLRN, encoded by the exons ATGGCCGGAATTCGGTGGCCGCCGGAGGACTCCGAGATGCTCCCGCCACGTCCGCCGACCACCGCCGACCTGTTCTCGGACGACGACCGGTCCGTGGCTGCGGACTCCTGGTCCATAAAGAGCGAGTACGGGAGCACGCTGGATGACGAGCAGCGCCACGTCGACGCCGCCGAGGTCCTCGCCGGCGGCAACTTCGCGGCCGCAGCCTCCGATTACAG TTCTGATAAGGATGAGCCAGATGCCAGCGAGGTTGAAACGTCAATGTTGGGCTTTCAGAGCTACTGGAATGCTTCTTATGCAGAGGATCTTGTGAATTTTCATGAACATGGCCATGCTGGCGAAATTTG GTTTGGTGTTGAAGTCATGGGTACTGTTGCAACTTGGACTAAAAACTTGTGTGAGAACATGTCCCAAGGTCGGAATGTGGCTGATGACAGCAATTTTAAATATGAATCTAGTGAAGCCTTCAAAGACTTGTCCAGCTGTAGTGTGCTTGACATTGGAACCGGAAACGGTCTGCTTCTGCAAGAGCTTGCGAAACAAGG GTTTTCTGATTTGACAGGAACTGATTACAGTGAAGGGGCAATCAGCCTTGCACGAAACCTTGCTATCCGTGATGGATTTCCCCAAATAAGCTTCTTG GTTGATGATGTTCTGGAGACCAAATTGGACAGAAAATTCCATGTTGTGATGGACAAAGGCACATTAGATGCCATTGGGTTACATCCAGATGGCCCTGTCAAAAG GATAATGTATTGGGAGTCGGTATCAAACTTGGTAGCTCCTGGCGGGATATTG GTGATCACATCATGTAACAACACCAAAGATGAGTTGTTGCAAGAGGTGGAAAACTTCAACAAAAGAAGGCGTACTGCCGAGGAACTGGACCAAGAGGCAGGCAGTGGGCCTGCTGTCTTTGCGTACCTCGATCATGTCCGATCATATCCTACCATTATGTTTGGTGGGGTGGAAGGGTCCCGCGTGTGCACTGTTGCATTTCTTCGAAATTGA
- the LOC140858500 gene encoding eukaryotic translation initiation factor 5-like: MVFCIFQFNIVLPFYAFGLTIWYLVYLLQEVGKSVYIIALLRKWRVSKLKLRLCLNKPRSTWDQLDCLENILLHREKGTGSLGRGSAACITGHFNILHLAIVCNVPSLQKICSVYLKETTTLLLLVLPTSEILTTSIGKESSAKMALQNIGASNSDDAFYRYKMPKMITKIEGRGNGIKTNIVNMVDVAKALARPASYTTKYFGCELGAQSKFDEKAGTSLVNGAHDTVKLAGLLENFIKKYVQCYGCGNPETEIIITKNQMITLKCAACGFVSDVDMRDKLTTFILKNPPELKKGAKDKKKALRRAEKERLKEGEAADEEQKKLKKEAKKKGTTTSKEGASSKVAATKKKAGGGSDEDRSASPAGSQNGGDNTADDDDDDDVQWQADTSLEAAKQRIQEQLNAATAEMVMLSTNEPDQEKKPQKPKKEGLANGTVKAEEQPGAAQNGVKANSYETLLKEIKGNLNKGSTPSQLCTFLCSVTESPQEVITALFEALFDGAGKGFAKEVGKKKNYVAAAVKDEGSQVLLLRAIETFCSKCGADAVKEVALVLKVLYDGDVLEEESIVQWYKEELAGGNNSQAVKNAKPFVEWLQNAESESEEE, translated from the coding sequence ATGGTTTTTTGCATATTTCAATTCAATATCGTTTTACCTTTTTATGCTTTTGGTTTAACCATCTGGTATTTGGTTTACCTACTTCAGGAAGTTGGAAAATCTGTCTATATTATTGCATTGTTGAGAAAGTGGAGGGTGTCAAAATTGAAGCTTCGTTTATGTCTGAACAAGCCTCGCTCTACTTGGGATCAATTGGATTGCTTGGAGAATATTCTCCTACATCGAGAAAAAGGGACAGGCTCCCTCGGGAGAGGTTCGGCTGCATGCATCACGGGCCACTTCAACATTCTACACCTTGCTATTGTATGCAACGTCCCCTCCTTGCAGAAAATCTGCTCGGTATACTTGAAGGAAACAACTACTCTTTTGCTTCTGGTGCTTCCTACCTCTGAGATTCTCACAACCTCTATCGGTAAggaatcatcagcaaagatggctTTGCAGAATATTGGTGCTTCCAACAGCGACGATGCCTTCTATAGGTACAAAATGCCCAAGATGATAACCAAAATAGAAGGCCGTGGAAATGGCATCAAGACTAACATTGTCAACATGGTGGATGTTGCAAAGGCGCTGGCTAGGCCAGCTTCTTACACAACAAAATATTTTGGATGTGAGCTTGGGGCACAGTCGAAGTTTGATGAGAAAGCAGGGACTTCCCTGGTCAATGGCGCCCATGACACTGTGAAGCTGGCTGGGCTTCTGGAGAATTTCATCAAGAAATATGTTCAATGCTATGGATGTGGCAACCCTGAGACTGAGATCATCATCACCAAGAACCAGATGATAACACTGAAATGTGCAGCCTGTGGCTTTGTGTCAGATGTTGACATGAGGGACAAGCTAACAACCTTCATCTTGAAGAACCCGCCTGAACTGAAGAAGGGAGCAAAGGACAAGAAGAAGGCACTGAGGAGGGCAGAGAAGGAGCGGTTAAAGGAAGGGGAGGCTGCTGATGAGGAGCAGAAGAAGCTGAAGAAGGAAGCAAAAAAGAAAGGAACCACCACATCCAAGGAGGGAGCTTCTTCGAAGGTTGCTGCTACGAAGAAGAAAGCTGGTGGTGGCTCTGATGAGGATCGTTCAGCTTCACCTGCTGGCAGCCAAAATGGTGGTGATAATACGGCTGAtgatgatgacgatgatgatgtgCAGTGGCAGGCAGATACATCGCTTGAGGCTGCAAAACAGCGTATCCAAGAACAACTGAATGCTGCGACTGCTGAGATGGTGATGCTCTCAACCAATGAGCCAGACCAGGAGAAGAAGCCACAGAAGCCAAAGAAAGAGGGACTTGCCAATGGAACTGTGAAAGCTGAAGAGCAGCCTGGTGCAGCCCAAAATGGTGTCAAAGCTAATAGTTATGAAACCTTGCTTAAGGAGATCAAGGGCAACCTGAACAAGGGATCCACGCCAAGCCAGCTTTGCACCTTTTTGTGTTCTGTTACCGAGTCTCCTCAGGAAGTCATTACAGCCCTGTTTGAAGCACTCTTTGATGGTGCTGGGAAAGGATTTGCTAAAGAGGTGGGTAAGAAAAAGAACTATGTTGCTGCTGCTGTAAAGGATGAAGGATCCCAGGTGCTTTTGCTCCGAGCCATAGAAACCTTCTGTAGCAAGTGTGGTGCAGATGCTGTGAAAGAGGTCGCTCTTGTTCTGAAGGTCCTTTATGATGGAGATGTGCTGGAAGAGGAGAGCATAGTCCAGTGGTACAAGGAAGAACTGGCAGGTGGCAATAACTCTCAGGCGGTGAAGAATGCAAAGCCCTTTGTGGAGTGGCTCCAGAATGCCGAGTCTGAGTCAGAGGAAGAATGA